From Nilaparvata lugens isolate BPH chromosome 7, ASM1435652v1, whole genome shotgun sequence, one genomic window encodes:
- the LOC111056447 gene encoding 39S ribosomal protein L19, mitochondrial, producing MSLTRSLRQGFWKNIVSARKNVADHNLSRMISSTVSNKEAQLAEGKSPETATTTDSRSSVPLNRARFVYPEFLPDPKIEWRNLIREKLERSDMMKRRRNIDIPEFYVGSVLAVTSSHIHAQKKVSRFVGICIQRLGCGLRSRFVLRNIIDNLGCEIEFFMYDPTIQKIDVLKLEKRLDKDLQYLRDALPEYSTFPLDMEPVPLPEGSPVPVNDIKVKMKGKPWTQKWEKKGLLGVEKLEISEKNLIRLARAAKPWEKHDLMLEYRKTIPEEEQKEIFSEVYSELHQLELTRKKMKRKRMFVKPVKSS from the exons atgtcTCTCACGCGGTCTCTACGGCAAGGGTTTTGGAAGAACATTGTTTCAGCCAGGAAGAATG tTGCAGACCACAACCTATCACGAATGATCAGCAGCACTGTCTCCAACAAGGAAGCCCAACTGGCTGAAGGAAAGTCACCAGAAACGGCAACAACAACTGATTCACGATCATCGGTTCCTCTCAACAGAGCCAGATTCGTTTATCCGGAATTCCTGCCTGATCCCAAAATAGAATGGAGAAACTTGATCAGAGAAAAGCTAGAAAGAAGTGACATGATGAAAAGGAGGCGGAATATTGATATCCCTGAATTTTATGTTG GCAGCGTATTAGCTGTTACATCGTCACACATTCATGCACAGAAGAAAGTAAGCCGCTTTGTGGGTATTTGCATTCAGAGACTGGGATGTGGTCTCAGATCTCGATTCGTGCTGAGAAATATAATCGACAATCTAG GTTGCGAGATAGAGTTCTTCATGTACGACCCCACCATACAGAAGATAGACGTTTTGAAGTTGGAGAAACGTCTTGATAAGGACCTGCAGTACTTGAGGGATGCTCTCCCTGAATACAGTACGTTTCCCCTGGATATGGAGCCTGTACCACTGCCTGAAGGATCTCCGGTGCCTGTTAATGATATCAAG GTCAAAATGAAAGGTAAACCGTGGACGCAAAAATGGGAAAAGAAAGGTCTGCTGGGCGTGGagaaattggaaatatccgAGAAGAATCTGATCAGATTGGCCAGGGCTGCCAAGCCCTGGGAAAAGCATGACTTGATGCTCGAATACAg AAAAACTATACCCGAAGAGGAACAAAAGGAAATATTTTCAGAAGTTTATTCTGAGTTGCACCAGCTTGAGCTAACCCGTAAGaaaatgaagaggaagagaatgTTTGTTAAACCTGTCAAAAGTTCTTAG